The genomic stretch GACACTTTCGAAAAAATCGTTTTCGTCCTTGAAAGAACGGTCATACAGACGAATTTTATGTTCGTTGATTTCTTTAATGGCTGTAGCAAGCGTCCGAATCATGTAGATATCCTTCATTTCAGATAGTAAAGAGTAGTACAGCCCGCTGAAATAATCGCCCGCGAGAACAGTCAATTGGCGGTTTTTGTTTTCGTCTCGTTTTATGACTCTAGCTGTCGTCACTTCATCATGGGTATCAAGGGCGCTTTGTACAAGCATCGCTGTTACAATATAATTTTCTCTGTCGTTGTTTTTTATGTCGGCTTCTTCAAATAAAGCATGAAAAAGAAGAAGCTTATCCTCATCAATTTTCGGCGCAGAAATATGCTTCGCTAAATAAGGATGAGACAGCTTTTGTTTTAATTTCGTGTTCAGATTGGCTAAAGTTCCGTAGATGTCTTGCAAAAATATCACCCTTGTCCCCAAATTCACATTTATTTCTTAATCTATGTATGAGTTTTATCTTTTCATTCGCTTACGCAGGTATCATTATAGCATAAAAAAAAGAAATTGGCTGTATCCTCCCGCTGTTTGCGAGCATTTGCTTTTAACAGCGGGGACAGCCAGCTTATTTTTTTTCGCTTTTCATTTCTCCGTACGCGGTTTGAATCAGTGCCTCTCCTCTGACTTTAATGGCAGAAGTATGCTCTGTAAACTGAGCGATGATCACTTCTCCCTTGTCGAGTTTTTCGGAATGGTGAAACTTTGTGTCTGTTCCTCTTGTCAGGCCGATCACATTCACTCCGTCCTCAACGGCTTTAATGACGACAAAATCACTTGAATGCTTTTGGTTCATTTATAGCACCCTCTATCTTTATTAGTCCTGGCGTTTAATATGTTCCAATACTTCTGCACGGGCAGCGGCATCATCTTTAAAAACGCCTCTGACTGCTGAAGTCACAGTTTTCGCACCCGGTTTTCTTACACCGCGCATCGTCATGCACATGTGTTCCGCTTCAACCACTACCATTACGCCATGCGGATCAAGCGTTTCTACGATGCTTTCTGCAATTGTAGAAGTGATGCGTTCCTGAAGCTGCGGGCGCTTTGCAACGGCTTCAACGGCACGTGCCAGTTTGCTGAGTCCTGTGACCTTTCCGCCTCGCGGGATATATGCAACATGTGCTTTTCCATAAAAGGGAACAAGGTGATGCTCACACATAGAATGAAACGCTATATCTTTTACAAGAACAAGCTCCTCATGGTTTTCACCGAAGATAGTCTGGAAATGTTCTTTTGGATCTTCATTCAAGCCGGAGAATACTTCGGCATACATCTTTGCGACTCTTTTCGGAGTATCAAGAAGCCCTTCTCTATTCGGGTCTTCTCCGATCGCTTCTAAAATTTGACGAACAGCTTGTTCGATTTGCTCTTTATTAACTTCTTTCATGTTCTATGTCCTCCACCAATGAATACATTTAATTTCGATTCTAGCACATATGCCCCGCTAAAAGCAAAGTGAATGCCCTGTCAGGAAGCCCATGCTCTTGAAATATGAAAAGCCCCTTAGAAAGGGGCTTTTCTGTGAAGAAATAAAGTGTATGTAAGCTAGATGCATACACGATCTATATTCACAATTATTTTCCGGCAACTGCGTCTTTAAGCGCTTTACCTGGTTTGAAAGCAGGTACTTTGCTTGCTGGAATTTCGATTTCTTCACCTGTTTGAGGATTGCGTCCTTTACGTGCAGAACGTTCACGCACCTCGAAGTTACCAAAACCGATCAGTTGGATTTTATCACCGTTTTTAAGTGCATCTAAGATCGTATCAAAAACAGAGTCAACTGCTTTTGTAGCGTCTTTTTTAGACAATTCGCTTGCTTCTGCAACCGCATTGATAAGTTCTGTTTTGTTCATGCCTTTCACCTCCTCCCAAAAGGATACATTCAGTTCGTTTATTATCATTTCTTCACAGTTCAGTCTGATTCTAAACCTGTCTCAGAAAAAAATGAGAGCAAGTAAGAGAAAGACAATTAAACGGCTTTTTAAGAAAAACTGCACTCTGAGGAATGTTTGTCCAACAAAGTGAAGAATTTCTGTATGTAGAGTAACACATATAAAAAGCCATATCAAGCATTTTAAAGCGTCAATCCCTTGCTCGTCAAGGATTTAAGGTGATTTACCGAACGAATATTCCTTTTTTTCCTTTTTTCATCCTATTCCTTGATCCTTTTCCATTATTAAGAGCAAAGAAAAAAGACCTCCCATTCTATAAAGAGGTCTACCGGTATTACAGGATGATGGCGATTAAGCCGCCAGAGCCTTCGTTTATGATTCTTTCTAATGTTTCTTTTAATTTATACCGTGCGTTTTCAGGCATCAATGACAGCTTTGCCTGAATCCCTTCTCTCACAATTGAGCTCAGCGACCTTCCGAAGATATCGGAATTCCAGATGGAGAGCGGATCATCCTCAAAGTCCTGCATTAAATAGCGTACAAGCTCTTCACTTTGTTTTTCCGTTCCGATAATCGGGGCGAATTCGCTTTCGACATCTACTTTGATCATATGGATCGACGGAGCGACAGCTTTCAGCCTCACACCGAATCGCGAGCCCTGCCTTATAATTTCCGGCTCATCGAGACTCATATCAGCTAAAGCAGGCGCTGCAATGCCGTATCCCGTCTGTTTGACCATTTTTAAGGCATCAGACACTTGATCATATTCTGTTTTCGCATGGGCGAAGTCTTGCATGAGCTCAAGCAGATGGTCTCTTCCTCTGATTTCGACGCCCACAACTTCTTTTAGGATTTGATCATATAGATGATCAGGCGCGTACAAATCAATTTCTGCCACCCCTTGGCCCAGCTCAATTCCGGCTAATCCGGCACTTTCAATGAATTCAAACTCGCTGAATTGGCCGACAACCCTGTCTACGTCCCGGAGCCGTTTAATATCCTTAACCGTTTCCTTCACGGACTCCTGATAGCTTTCACGCAACCAATGGTTTTCTTTCAGCACCATTACCCAGCTTGGGAGATTGACATTCACTTCTAGCACCGGAAACTCGTAGAGGGCCTCTCTGAGCACACTCAGCACATCTGATTCCCGCATGCTCTCTACACTCATTGCCAATACCGGGATATCATATTTTTCGCTTAAATCCTGGCGCATGGCTTCCGTTTCCGGGTGATACGGCCTGACTGAGTTGATGACCATAATAAAAGGTTTGCCAACCTCTTTCAGCTCTTCAATGACTCTTTCTTCAGCCTCTATATAGTCACTTCTGGCGATATCTCCAATGGTGCCGTCTGTCGTAATGACAACTCCGATGGTCGAGTGTTCTTGAATGACTTTTCGTGTGCCGATTTCAGCAGCCTCATGAAATGGGATCGGTTCTTCGTACCAAGGCGTATTGATCATCCGCGGCCCGTTTTCATCTTCATATCCTTTAGCGCCGGGCACTGTGTAACCTACACAATCTACTAATCTTATATTCACATCGAGTCCGTCTGACACATGAACAGACATCGCCTGATTCGGAACAAATTTAGGCTCTGTAGTCATAATGGTTTTGCCGGCTGCGCTCTGCGGCAGTTCATCCTGCGCTCGGGCCCGGTCTGCTTCGTTACTGATATTCGGGAGCACCACAAGCTCCATAAATTTTTTAATGAACGTGGATTTTCCTGTACGGACAGCACCTACGACTCCTAAGTATATATCGCCTCCTGTTCGTTCAGCGATATCCTTGAAAATATCGACCTTTTCCAAGTGATCCCCTCCCGGACTTCCTATCCTTTTCAATTTTATTAAGCTCTTTCAATCAAACACAGGACACTATATGTGTATGACGTTGTCCTATTTGAATATGACATCTTTAGAAAATTTCTCATCCTCAATCTATTAATATAAAAAAACCTTTCTCCCTATTTGTATGCAAGGGAGAAAGGTTCATTCCTTTTTCATATCATTTTCTAAAAAAACAGGTTCCTGTTTGTCATTTACCGTATATTTTACAGAAAACGCGGGGACAAAGGGGGTTTCATGCCAAATCATATCCTGGATTTCAGTCCCGGGTTTAAACGTTTTTTTGCTTTTTTTGAGGCAAGAAGCCAGCTCAGTCCGGTAATCGGCATATATTTCTCCGTCTCCGTCAATCATAAGCGGCAAGGAATTCCCTGAGATTGGGCTTGTCACTGTAAGAGAGCTGCCATCCCCAAGCTTCTTCTCATCGAGTGTAAATAAATCACGAGATAGCACATCCTTGTAAGGCGGATATTGATGCTCCTGACGATACATTTGGATGCGCAATTTCACATCGCGAATTTTTTCTGCCATCTTTAGATCAATTAATTTAACAGTCGGATCGTTCTCTACGTCAACAAGCACGTATTGATAGTCTCCCCCGCTTTCAAATGCCGTACTTGGAGGTTCAGCTATGTATCTTGGCGCTAACCGGTTAAAGTCTATCGGATATTTTTGATATAGCGGTGTCGACATATCTTTGGTTTGAATAGGAAGCAGCCCTCCATTTGCCTTTTGAAATTCATCAACAGCAGATTGAACCTGCTTTAGCTGGTCTTGATAAGGAATGGCATGCACACTGCTTTTCCGTTCATTTGGATATAAACATCCGGATAAAAACACGACTGCCGCAAAAATGATTGCGCACTTCAGTTTACCCATACAGCACTTCCTTTTACAGCTTTATTCATTGACAGGGCCGCTAAAAACCACGACAAACACAATAATTCCAGATATGAGCATACACATGTATGCGAATGATGAAATCGCAATCTTCAAAAAACGGTTTTGGCACTTAAAGCGGCTTAAATAGATGGAAGCTACAGCCAGAAACATCAGACCCATGGACCCTAGAGCAAACCACATTTTCATCAATGCCAGATTCAATGACGTGCGCCTCCCCGATATGTAAGATATAAGCGTTATATTATATTTTAATATACAGCGCCGGAAAAGATCAACCAGATTTTCCATCCATTGATAGAACAAAAAAACTGAAGCAAAGAGGGGGACCTTCGCTTCAGTCAACTTGACTATATTCACCTGCACGTTTAAGAAACACTCTCTTGGACTTCGATGCTATAGTATGCGACTTGGCATACAGATGCATCCTCTATTGCCTAAATCGGCAAAATGTTTCAGGAGATCCCAAGACTTGGGTGTTCTTCTGTTTTTCGGGCTTTCGTTCAATTAAGATATGCGATTCACCATTTGATTGACACTTTTACTTCACTTGATTTTCAAACGTATTTACCAAATCCTCCATCTCGTGGGTTTTCCCTCTCGCCATTAAAGATTCAACAGCGGTTTCCACTTTTTGTCCGTTGAATAGGACCTGATGGAGAGCTTCTGTAATCGGCATTTTAACATCATATTTCTTCGAAAGCTGATAAGCCGCTTTCGTCGTGCGGACGCCTTCGACTACCATTCCCATCTCTTCAAGAACATCTTCAAGCTTGTACCCTTTTCCGAGCAAATTGCCCGCACGCCAGTTTCTGGAATGAACACTTGTGCACGTCACAATCAGATCGCCTACTCCTGTCAATCCAGAGAACGTCAAGGGATTTCCGCCCATTTTCGTTCCGAGTCTCGCGATTTCGGCAAGTCCGCGTGTAATCAAAGCAGCTTTGGCATTGTCACCGTACCCTAAACCATCTGTAATTCCTGCAGCAAGGGCAATAATATTTTTTAAAGCCCCTCCGATTTCAACTCCGATAATGTCAGGATTTGTGTACACCCGAAAATTGTGATTAATAAATAGATCCTGCACCTCTTCTGCTGCCCTCATGCTCTTTGAAGATGCAGTAACAGTTGTGGGGTGCCGCAGCCCTACTTCTTCCGCATGACTCGGGCCGGAAAGGACAACGATATCTTTTCTGACATCACTCGGGAGCTCAATTTCCATAATTTCAGAAATGCGCAGAAGTGAATCTGGCTCAATACCCTTGCTGACATGAACAAAGACTGCCTTTTTCGTTATAAAAGGGACAGCCTGTCTCAGCACTTCCCGAATTGCTTTTGTCGGGACCGCAACGATAATGACATCTGCGTCTGAAACAGCCTCTTTCATATCTGTTGTTCCTTTAATGGATGTAGACAGCTTAACATTCGGCAAATAATCTTTGTTTTCATGCAACTCATTAATTTGATGAATTAAATCTGCACGGTGAGCCCACACACACACTTCATTTCCATTATCAGTTAGAACTAAAGCCAGTGCTGTTCCCCAACTCCCCGCTCCAAGCATTGTGACTTTTTTCATGTTTGATTCACACCTTTTTATTTTCTAGCTCTTGCAAATATTTTGATTGGTGTCCCCTCAAAACCGAACGCGTCTCTGATTCGGTTTTCTAAAAACCGTTCGTATGAAAAATGCATCAGTTCCGGATCGTTTACAAACACAACGAAGCTTGGCGGCTTTACCGACACTTGAGTCGCATAGTAAATTTTCAAACGAGAACCGTTATGAGTCGGTGTCGGATTCATTGCCACAGCGTCCATGATGACATCATTTAAGACGTTTGTTTGAACTCGAAGTGAATGATTTTCACTAGCTTTGATAATCGCAGGCATCAGAGTATGGATCCGTTTTTTCGTTAAGGCAGACATAAATAGGATTGGCGCATAATCCAGAAATTGAAAATGATCGCGAATATTTTCTTCAAATTCTTTCATCGTGCTCTCATCTTTGTCAACAGCATCCCATTTGTTTACGACGATGACGACGGCCTTGCCCGCTTCGTGTGCATAACCGGCGATACGCTTGTCCTGTTCAATAATGCCTTCTTCGCCATCCAGCACAACCGCCACGACTTCTGAGCGGTCAATCGCTTTTAGCGCCCGCAGTACACTATACTTCTCAGTCGTTTCATAGACTTTCCCTTTTTTTCGCATACCTGCAGTATCGACAATGACAAACTCCTGCTGGTTGTAAGTAAATGACGTATCAACAGCATCTCTTGTCGTTCCAGCCACGTTGCTGACAATAACGCGTTCTTCGCCGAGCATCGCATTCACAAGTGAAGACTTTCCGACATTTGGACGTCCGATCAGACAGAATTGAATAACTTCTTCATTGTATTTCGTTTCAGGAATGTTTTTAAAATGCTCTGCAACGGCATCCAGTAAATCACCCAGTCCGAGTCCGTGTGTTCCCGAAATTGGATACGGCTCGCCAAAGCCTAGCGAATAAAAATCATAAATATTCGCTCTCATTTCTGTGTTATCCAGTTTATTAACCGCTAAAACAACAGGCTTTTTTGTGCGGTACAAAATTTTCGCCACTTCTTCATCAGCAGCTGTCACGCCTTCACGGCCGTTCACCATAAAAATAATCACGTCCGCTTCATCCATGGCGATTTCAGCTTGCTGGCGAATCTGCGCTAAAAACGGCTCATCACCGATATCAATACCGCCCGTATCAATCAAATTAAAATCATAATTCAGCCATTCAGCCGAGCTGTATATCCGATCCCTTGTCACGCCAGGGGTATCTTCTACTATTGAAATTCTTTCTCCCGCAATCCGGTTAAAGATTGTGGATTTTCCTACATTTGGTCTCCCGACAATGGCTACGACAGGTTTACCCATAGTACCCTTCCTTTCAATCCAGCCGCTTTCATTTTTACATAAATTTTCAACCGGTTATTAAAATCATTTCATTCACTTTTATGAAAAGAAACCCTTCAGAGGAAGGGCTTAACTCATTTATTATATCAGTTTTTACTGGGATCACAACTATTCTTAAAAATGTTTCACGATCAAATACACGTCATCTCCGATTCTGTGAGCTATTCCATCAAGGATCGCCTCAAGATTTTTAGCGAAAAGCTCCATCTCCTTTTGGTCATTGCAAAAAAAGACAGGTGCTCCCCCTGCAACCCGATTTCGATTTGTCGTGATTACAGACAAAATCACTTTCGTAAGAGATTCACTCATCCTATCACCTTATCCTGATTCTTGATAAATTCAGTCGGCATTCTAATCGCATTTTCCAGGGTTGGAACATTGCTAATAATTTGAACAGCCGTTTCGGGATGGTGAATTTGCGGGAGAACAAATACTGCCACTCTCCCATCATTTAAATCCCGTTTTGCAATTGGTGTCAAAGATGGCTCTCCTGAATCCCGATAAACCCCGAGCACATTGGAAACATCAAATAAAATGGCCTGACGCTGCCCTAAATTTGCTATCGTCGCTGCTGAATTAAAGTTTTTCGGCGTCAAAATAAAGCCCATGCCATGCTTTAAAATCAGTTCCTGTTTCTCTGGAAGCCCGATATTCATCATATAAATATTATCAACAAACAGTCCCGGACCGTCAAAGCGCGGCTTTATGTACTCGATATCTACAATATCCTTCAACACACTGCCCGACATAAACTTCATGGCCAGTAAAAAACAAACGACAGCCGCTATGACTGCAGCCCAGATGGATAAAAACACATACGCAGAGGTTGTCAAAAGCGCTGTAAAGATCACAATATAATTTCTGCTTTCAAACGCAATGGCAATCCCCTCAATATATGTGCTTCCCCTTGAGACAAGTTCATACGAATCCATTTGCGTCAATGTGTTCCGCTCCATGTTTCGGACATCTCTAAATTGCGTCGCTGCCAATGTTAAAAATGTGATGGCCGTAAATTCCTCCTGCAAAAGCGCCGGCATAATAATTGCACCTAAACCAGCCGCTATCAACCCCAGTGCGATGTGAATCACTTTCCCATGAACATAGGTCGGATACTGGCGGTAATCCGTTTTCAGCATATAAAGCCTTGTCGCAATTCCGGCAATGACCCCAGCAATAATCGGATAGATGTAATCACTCATGACATTTTGGTAGCTCCTTTGTTTGATCTTTTGCTTTTCTGACCAATCTGGCTTGCGAGGTGTTCGTATTTAGATATGCCAAACAGCAATATCATCCCCGCAGAACACGCATTCAGCCATTGAAAGCCGCCGACAGCCATAGCCCCGGCCAACTTCTGGATCACAAATGAATACACCAGTTCGCCTTGGCACATCCCTAGGACAAATAAGACAAGCTGCTTCTCAAAATTCCTTTCAACAGAAGCTGTTAAAAGCACTATTAATATAACAGCAGCCCACTCAGGTTTTATGATGAACCAAACCGGGTCATATAATGCAAAAAGATAAACAAACGCATACGCGGCAACAAGCGTCAGATAGACCATGATGTAACGAAAACGATACATTCCCAAATACCCGGCATAGACACATCCGCAAACGAAAAACATCAAATATGCAGCATTCAGGGAAAAATATAAAGCGATGTCATGTATGCTTAGAATAATATTAGTTAAAATAAAGACAGAGACGGCAATTCGTCTTTTCGTCTTTTCAAAAATAAATGTTGTCAGAACCCACAGAAACCACATTGACCAATAGTAATAAAATTGTTCCATTTTACTTCCTCCATATTCCCAGTATGGAGTTCAAGCACATTTTTTAAACAATCGATCTCACATTAAGGAGTATGATCATGGGAAAAGACAGACAAGAGAAAAAACTCAAAGCTTCAGGCAGAGTCGAATCAGATCGCGACCAGTCCATTCACTATGACGGAGCGACAAGCCTTGAACAAAACGGAAGATTCAAAAAGCGAAAATCATAATACAAAAAGCCCAAACCACATATGGTTTTGGGCTTTTATCATTTATCGCACACTATAGCTTGATGTATTGACCCCTCTCTCTGTGAGCCAATGATGGGTTTCACCTTTGATCACAAGGGGCGCCTTTTGTAAATCGGCAATTGTTCTGGCACCCAGCACGGTCATAATCAACTTTAATTCCTCAAGGATCAGCTGAATCTCCTCAAGCAGTCCTTCCTCACCGCTGTCAGTCAGCGCTTTTAAAAAATGCCCTGCCATTCCGGTGCAAGAGGCCCCCAGCGCAATTGCCTTTGCCACGTCAAGCGCATCTTGCAGACCGCCAGAGGCGATCATGGTGCTTGCAGGAAACTCAGAGCGGATTTCCGCCAAACTTGCAGCTGTCGAAATGCCCCACGAATTAAAAAAGGAGATTTGCCGCTGTCTTCGGAGATTTTCGATTTTCGAGAAATTTGTTCCCCCGTAACCGCCAATGTCAACAGCTGCAGCACCAGCTTCATACAGCTTTCCTGCTGATGCTTTGCTCATACCGAAGCCGACTTCTTTCACAATGACCGGTACACTGACCCGGCTGCAAATTTGTTCAATGCGTTTCAATGCGCCGCTAAAGCTTCTGTCCCCTTCAGGCATCACAATTTCCTGAATCACATTGAGGTGGATCTGCAGTGCGTTTGCTCCAATCATCTCAACGGCTTCCTTTGCCTGAGCAGCCGTTGCCTCGCTTCCCAGGTTGGCAAAAATCAGCCCGTTTGGGTTTTCCTTTCGAACAATTTCATAGGAAAGACGCTCTGATGGATCTTTTAATGCTGACATTTGCGATCCCACAGCAAGGGGAATTCCAGCCTGAGAAGCCGCTCGCGCAAGCGATTTATTAATCTCATATGTAAGTTTTCCGCCGCCGCCAGTCATTGCATTGATAAAAATCGGCGAACTGCTTGAAAGTTCGCCGATTTTTGTGGAAATATCTACTTGTTCTAATGCAAGATCGGGCAGACTGACGTGAACAAACGTAATATCATCAAGACCTGTTTCCCGCTTCTGGCCGATGGACAAGGCATGATTGATGTGTTGTCTTTTTCGTTCTGCTCGAGTCACGTTTATCACCAATTATTTTAGTTTATTCAGCTTATCTCCGATCAGATCTCCAAGCTGGAAGCCAGTGCTTGTTTCTTCCTTCGCTTGATATTGACGG from Bacillus subtilis subsp. subtilis str. 168 encodes the following:
- the ypzI gene encoding putative sporulation-related protein (Evidence 3: Putative function from multiple computational evidences), whose translation is MGKDRQEKKLKASGRVESDRDQSIHYDGATSLEQNGRFKKRKS
- the fni gene encoding isopentenyl diphosphate isomerase (typeII) (Evidence 1a: Function from experimental evidences in the studied strain; PubMedId: 12798687, 14745175, 15206931; Product type e: enzyme), with product MTRAERKRQHINHALSIGQKRETGLDDITFVHVSLPDLALEQVDISTKIGELSSSSPIFINAMTGGGGKLTYEINKSLARAASQAGIPLAVGSQMSALKDPSERLSYEIVRKENPNGLIFANLGSEATAAQAKEAVEMIGANALQIHLNVIQEIVMPEGDRSFSGALKRIEQICSRVSVPVIVKEVGFGMSKASAGKLYEAGAAAVDIGGYGGTNFSKIENLRRQRQISFFNSWGISTAASLAEIRSEFPASTMIASGGLQDALDVAKAIALGASCTGMAGHFLKALTDSGEEGLLEEIQLILEELKLIMTVLGARTIADLQKAPLVIKGETHHWLTERGVNTSSYSVR
- the yphA gene encoding conserved membrane protein of unknown function (Evidence 4: Unknown function but conserved in other organisms; PubMedId: 15849754, 16850406; Product type m: membrane component), with the protein product MEQFYYYWSMWFLWVLTTFIFEKTKRRIAVSVFILTNIILSIHDIALYFSLNAAYLMFFVCGCVYAGYLGMYRFRYIMVYLTLVAAYAFVYLFALYDPVWFIIKPEWAAVILIVLLTASVERNFEKQLVLFVLGMCQGELVYSFVIQKLAGAMAVGGFQWLNACSAGMILLFGISKYEHLASQIGQKSKRSNKGATKMS